Genomic DNA from Magnolia sinica isolate HGM2019 chromosome 4, MsV1, whole genome shotgun sequence:
TGACCCGGGTTATGTCGACCTGAATGATGCCGACCCGGGTAATGCCGACCTGCGTAATGCCAACCTATCTCCTTAGTCGAGCCAAGAGACGGGGTGCTTTTGACAAACTCTGAAGATCTTGGAATCGACAAAGGTATTGCTCTTTCGGGGATTTGGGCAGGTCAGTGGGTGTCCCGATCTGGTGACGGGATGTCGAGCTCAATCTTATTTCTTGCTTGGGTTTTGAGCAAGGGATTGAACCTGCCGTCGTGTCCAACCTGGAGAAGTGTGCAAGGTCCCGACCTGACCGTTCATCATTGGTCGGCCCATTTTTCCTACAACAAAATGTATTTTTGAACTCTCTTAGATATTCGCACATGTAAACAAAGATGTCGTTATGCACAACACGTGTCATGCTAATGATACTTTGAAATAATCCAATGAatagctacatcactaaaatcacaccaatagaatgatccaaaccttccaaAAGTTGGTGATATAAATGGACAGTTGAAAAGGTTGGCAAGTTGCTTGCTAgtgatccttacatttgttgCTTACCCGGAGGTCTGAATTTTCCTCGTTTtttgctaaagtatatatttcaatgggcttattaaaaTCAGtttattaaatatcacatatgtacattaAGTTgtgatattaaagttaatttgggATGTCACATTCATTCCTGTAAATATATCGAAAATTCgtatgcattccaattcctcccattacTCTCATTCAAatagaatatttgaatttcaaatgaATTTCATTTATTCCCATCAAACGCAATTATATAAGCCATTTACCTCCAATTACAAACTCCCAAACTAGCCCTAAAACTTAACTTACAACTGGCACTAATTGATAGGCTACATGAcaagcatgcatcattatttgcCCCACACGACTCAACCATTTGCATATGCATGTCTAAGCAAGACCCCTGGATAGGTGAGAAAAGGTAAAAGCTTAGTAGGTGAGGCTCTGACCGCAGGTCCCACCTCAATATAATGTGTTGTATAGGTTATCAATTGGCTGGCTAGGCCGGGCCAAAGCTTTGTCCAACCTCGGCCCAAATCTTCAAACCCAAGCCCAAACTTAGCTTGGGCTCTGAGGGGCAAAAAAAAGTCTGGTGAAGTATTATATCATTACATATAGTATGCCTGGCCCAAATCagcatatttgtgttttactccCTATAACTCTTCATCAGCCAGGCTTGGGCAGAATAGCAGAGCAAATACAAGTGCTAGTAATATAGCAAAGCATAAATGCAttccaagcccaagcccaactgGGAATTTTTACACTGAGCCTAGACCAAGCCCGTGGGAACTTccataatgtatgcattatatccacactgtctatctatttttccatatcattttaaggatgggacaaaaaatgaggcagatccaaatgtcaactagaccacatcacaggaaaaggtgaggattaaatgcttatcattgaaaacttcttagcagCCACAAAAGATTTTGGACCGAGATATTCATTCAGGTcagtatgaccttatgaactggttcaataaaaaaaataaacatcatggtgggccttaagaaggtttcaacagtagactttACAATGTGGTCTGCTTAAGTTATAAATATACCTCAATTTGGGGCTCATGACCTTAAAAGATCTAAAATATTAATGGACGGttgtaacacacatcatggtgagactaTAAAACCTTGCCAGGTCAACACAGTTCCAAGTACCCAACTCACTAACTTTGTACTCCAGGCTTTAATGCTAATGAATGGGCAGCAACAACCTTGAAAAAGGGTTGTTGGCAGCTTGGGTtggcttaccatgatgtttatcccAAATCACCTGAATCATTAGGAGTTTCATACAATGCTAATGCTAGGCCTAGGGATAAAAAAAATATCCATCGGTTCCAACGGATTACACAACTGGAAACATTGTGAAAGATAATGCTCACCCATCAAACTATTTTACTTTGTATGACTCACCTGAATGACATATGTGGCTGATTCTTAGGTACCAGGCCTAACTTTTGGTGTGgtatttaatggttggagtggattttatataattactATGGTGGGCCTGTAAATATCAAGAGTGAACTTCTCTCAGAATTGTTGCCCTTGGTATGGTCCATCTTAATCATGGTaagcctcttttttctttttttttgtggtcATGGGGCCTAATgtaagattacacatctaatggacaaagtggatcTCATGTAAATATGAAGGTGGGCCTCTAAGAACTAAAGGGTGGCCTTCCTAAGTGATTTATTTTCCATTAGTATCTCATGCTTGCATCATGAGCTCATCGTGATTTATGGTTTTATCTATGCtgcccattcattttgccaaatcattttagtttatgagcccaaaaatgaagcagatccaaagatcatgtggaccacaccataggaagaagtGGTGATAGTAacaacattgaaaccttcgtaaggtcgtatagacatgaatgaagagaaaacacaaatatctacttgatccaaaacttatgcacCTCTCAataaacttttaatggtgggcattcaattcctaTTGTGTGAACCACTAAgtcttgaatctgcctcatttttgggcttataacctaaaatgatttggaaaaatggatggatagtataaatagaaccatacatcacagtgggcctcacatcgGCCTGCCTAGACGAAGGGCAGGACGGAAATCGGCTTCCGTGATTCCTTTGATTTTACAAATTCACAGTTGGCTGTGCGGGCCTGGGGTTGATTTTTCTGGATTCTCATGGGCCCAACCTGAGTTCGGCTTTAGCGTAGAGCATGCAGACCAGGCTTGGACAGAGCTTGCTTGACCCTCATCCCGCGGTTGACACCCCTAGTGAGATGTGTAGGTATGATAAATCTCCCCGTGACTGGCTCTCTTAtagtattaaaaataataataataataaccaggCTGACTCATTCCAAGGGTAACAATCTGCAAAGGGATTTCTATTATTAATATTTACATATCCCACTGTGATtattatataaaatctactccaatCACTAGATATCATACCCAAACTGGATACCATACCCAAACTTAGGCTTGGGGCCCAAACATCATCCCCACCCGTAATTCTAGTGGGACATAGAAAGGGAAACAATTTAGAAGGTGAATATTACTCTAAacactattttcaatcatgtgatccacttgaaacaTGGAGGTAGATGAGTTTTTGTCTTTATGCCTAATATGGGATGATGCACCTcttggttggggtggatttcatataaatactatggtgggacTCAAAGAGCTGGAAAACTCTTCTCTCCTTCCCATGTAGGTAATTGGGACGGTGATGAGTTGAGGCAGTTAACTGGTTAATGGACTAAGGCCTTGactgtagagcccaccttgatgtatatgttgtatatccacactgtccatctatttttccagcccattttatgttatggtctaaaaaatgaagcagaaccaaatctaaggtggaccacacaataaagcTTGAATTCCCAatattaaaatcttcttatggGTAAGTTATTATTcctgtttttccttcatccaagtctgggtaccaacaagttggatggcaaaatggacattatagtaggccctaagaagtttttaaatatagacattcaatcaccactatgtTTCTATGGTGTAgccaacttgagatttggatccgcctcatttgtGGGactatactctaaaatgagctagcgaaACAGATGGACCACGTCTATAcaaacattgaggtgggccctacggtcaagGCCTCACCCATTAAGCTATTCCCCTGCCCACACTAATCCAGAGCCTCTGGGAAGAACAATTGTATTCTATAACAGGCCGAGTGTGGCCAAAGGGCTTTTGGACTTTCTAATCCAAGCCTAGCCATGTTTATAAATAAGCTTCAAACAAGCTGGACCCGGGAAGGGACAGGCCTAGAAACCCAACAGGCtaacctggcccattgacacccctggtGTTGTATTTGGACACGGATTGCATATGGACACCGCAAGCTAGTAGCGGCATGGCTATTGGACGGTGCTATGtcccccacaataatgtatgcgatctatacacaccgtccacccattttggatcattattttagggcacgagcccaaaaaacAAGAtatatacaaatcttaggtggaccacaccacacgaaatcagTGGTGATTaagtgcccaccattaaaatttcctatagtcactgtaatgtttttttttgccatccaacatgttaattaggtcacacagacctggatgaagggaaaacacaaatatcagcttgatgtgaAACTTTTgtacccaaaaagtttttaatggtggccgtgcaatcaccattgtttgtggttcacctgagttttggatctacctaattttgaGGCTCATGTCTTTTAATAaggtagaaaaatggatggacaatgtggataaacacatacatcatggtggggcccacaaaagcaTTGTCCAATAGTGAATTTCTGATAGTGCTAGGATGCAATTTGGATCCGTTGTAtgtttatctacgccatccatcttttttgtcagctcattgtagggcatgataattaaaaataaaaaataaaaaatgacatagatccaaatatcaggtggaccaacaCAGTAAGGACTGAATCCCctggttaaaaacttcctgggggtgaagctttggatcaaggtgCTATATgcactttcccttcatccaagtctgtgtgacctaatcaatggtttggatgacaaataaacattgcagtgggtctTTTTAGAGTTTTTAATTGCAACCTCtagtcaccactgttttcctgtggtgtggtctacctgagatttggatcgacCTCGTGTTTTGGAACATGCCTCAAAATgacctggcaaaacagatggatggcatggatatacaacatacacGTCGAGGTGAGCCCCATGATCAGGGCTTcacccactaagctattaccCCAGCCACACCTCCCCGCCCATCTGAGCGTATGCGATCATTCCTTATCCCTGATTAAAAAGACTCAGCCCACTTCTTTATATATTAATTAGCTATTTTTCATTGGGTCCGGGTGCAATCGGTGGGTAGTTCCTGCGCTGGCATGTTAGGTGGGGCCAGAGAAATTCACCCAATTCATCTTTGTTGCCTGTTCATTTGAgggcatgcgaccaaaaatgaggcggacacaaaactcaagtgggccacacaagaggaaatttTGGAGAAAGAAATGCCTACAGTTGATACCCTTCTAAGCTCcgcgttgatgtttatatgccatctaaaccatttataaggtcattcccaccggaatgaagtgaaaacaccataaagttagcctgatacaaaactctcGTGGCCATACAGATGTttcaatagtggtcattgaatccctactgtttccacTTGTGcgaaaaattaaaataagaaaaaggaaaattgatTTGTAAAGGTCGAGGCATGATTTGGAATCACttagcttgaaattgaatttgcctTTTATGGACCCTGTCCCAAGTACAACAGTATTTTctaagcaatcgacctccaggatacaatgactattaTCCGATCTAagcggtgcactcactatacatgggctcgaaccacttatagtcttaacccgaaccagaaaatatttaaactataCTTTGAACGAAAAACTGGACTTTTTCTTATACTTAAAAACAGATGAGaggaagtctatttatagactttgtgtgGACATCCTTAAGGGTGTAGAGATATCCTTTCAAAAAAGGGttatgactattgggtttaaacccaattggtgTGACCTTAAGCCTGAGAAGATACGactttttaaaacaaaatacgaAAGGGTGCAACCCTCTAACTTGCATAAAAAGACGCATCAGTAGGGTACACGTGTACCTATGGGCGCAGCCACTGATACGGTCCATTctgatgaaaattttgaaacattaatttattttaaaataatttaaaatataacaatccccacatgtttcaaaattgaTAACATTTTAGGTTAAGATGGAAAagttgtgcaatggtgtcggtgtcaccataaacctaaaccaacattAGAGTAAGTAAGACAAATTCACATGAATCAAATGACACCATGGTATTGAACCTCACTCCTTTTAATGTCAATTGCAAATACATGCCATTCATATAACTTTTTCGCTACAAGTGATTCTGTAGTTCAGTACGTTTTGACCATGCACCATTACATGGATTTCATAAGTACTTTAGATAATTTGCCTAAATTCTCATAAGAAGCAATTTCTACCTCCACACCTATATAGGTGAATTTTATCAAGTATACTCAGCAATTgggtacaccaccaaatatatagctatggattcattaagagtttaaaAAACACAACATTCTTCATTATTGCTCGCACTGCTACACTATAGAAGATGATCATTTATATCAATGTAATCGTTTACCTCATGTTttattgtttacccattgaacgtATCTCATGGGACCTCTACTTGTATAGTTGAGTTGCCAAcattggcagctcatatattaggctcagcttCATTCCCTTTGATGTATCATTAACAATTCTTTTATATAGTCCTTTATAGTCAGAGGATTCAGAAGTTTCATGACTTGTGAGCCTTTTACCTCCACTCAATATTTCTCTACCTTCCATAGGAGTTAGGTCATGTCTTAATCCTGATGTGGTTGATTGTCCTTTCAGACTTGCTCTGATCATCGCCTTAGTAAGTTATTACATCACAAACTAGTTAATCATATATGAGCCCTTTCCTGAACGGATTCCTCATTTTACTCCTCAATTTTTGACAATTAGTAACTTACAGATCTTGTCGAAGATCACAACCATCATTAACATGCTTCCACCTTGCAATATTAAGGAGTTATGAACTCTTCTATGATTCATATATCTAGCCAACACATATACCAAACCATTTCTTAACCTCATAGAGTCAACAATTATGACTTCATCAtgctattttatattttttccaaTGGGCATACTATATCTATAGTACAAAAAGACCGGAGCAATTTGTCATGCATACACATATGAAAACTAAAATAGAATATTACCTTCATGTAATTGTATGCACCATTACTTTAACATCATTACATTGTTACATGTTTCCTTAACACATAGAACAGTAGTTGGTTTGTTGACTAATGATTAGAATTTCACTTTAGGCACGTTGGATTACATGTGGGTCAAAGATTTCTAATGGATGATACTAATACGGTCAATGGATTTTTAGTAGCTGAAAATGGAGGAGAAATGTCCAAATCTTAAAAGGTTAGGACATCTTAATCTGGAAAGTTTATATGGTATTCTCAATCCATGATCAAGTATCTTGTTCGACGGCTTGTTCATTGAGCAATGATCCCCACATGTGTGGAAGTTTACCCATTATAAAACTATACATTTGCTGATGAGTAAAACATTAGAGTTCATAATAATTTATCGAATAAACTTATAGTTGCACATATAAATACTAATTTCAAACATCTAAAACTGATCTCCATTGAGAATAGAGCATAGTGTGAAAATTCTATTAATCGAACAATCATCTCTTGAATTCAGATGACTGACCATCTTCTTTGCAATAATTCATATAATGGTTGCTAATTAGATTATTAAAACAAGCGATCAATTTAATTTTCAATTGCATTAGTCTTATCATCTCATAGCAATGTTATTTTCATTGTTTTCGAGATCTAAATATAAACATTTCACATATGCCAACATAGCACATGTGCATTGATCCTAACATTCATCACGTCCCCTTAGAATACACCCCCACAATTTTGGATCTGGCCTCGATAGGTACATTCATGGCCTTTGATAGGTACATCTATGGCCTTCGATACACATGTTCATGTCCCACTTGATAAACATATCATTCGAACCTCTAGGCTAAGGAAAATTCACCGTGGGAACCATTATATGAATCAACTATATCTGACAAACATATCCTGGGTCAGCACGTGACAGGATGGTAACAACATATCCTTCATCTTTATAAGAATTTTGTCTTAAAAAATACCCACAAGATTGGATCCTATCATTGGGCAGTGCTAATGGTGAATGTAACTGGTCTTTGCCTTAATACTCTTTAATCAATAAGCCTATCATTGGAGTGAACATTTTCCCACTATGTCAGATTTCCCCTAATTTGAGAAGACATTTCACTTTTCGCTCACCAATATGGTCTGACTTGAAAAATAATGTAGATCTTTAAAGGTGGCCCTGGAATTATGGTCATCCATGGAATTGACCACTAGATGGGCAACTTTGATGCACCACCTATCTGTCACATGTCCTAGATGAATACCCTTCCATCTAGCGTATCAAAGGAAAAAGTTTGTTCACAATATTCCCAACCATCCACCCTACATCCACTGATCAAATAATTAGTGCAATCTCCAAGACACGCCATATCAAGGCACCTTGGACCATCCAGATTACCACACAAGCATGccacatgtgatgatgatgatgatgagtcaccatcattttaCAATGACGGTGAACTTTTTTGTCTTAATTTTTTAACTACATCTTTCTTCAAAAACTCTTGTACCAAAATTCATCACTTAGATGGCCCATTGACGATGATGTCCATCTCTACACAGTAGAAACACTTGACCACTGATATTTTCATATAAATTAAGTTATTGTGACCATTGTTTATAGCACCTCACCGTGGATAGGTCAGCCAAAACATTCCCAAGATTGAAGATCCTACAGAGTGCATTTGAGCCCTATCTAAATTATAGCGGACCATTGCTGAATTTCTCTTTTCAACTGTCTGGTTTTAGATTAGAGATGGATCATGGGCAGGTTAAGATTGAAATATCCAAGAGATCTTTTGGACAGTCCATCCCATGTAAGGTCCATCAGATCAGTGAACTAGATCAAGGGTCTTGGGCTCTGCTTGTGCAAGGCCATACGTAGAGAATCTTGTAAAGCATGTGAAAGGAAGATGTCCGTTGCTCTCATGCAACATGTCGAGTTTGGATAAAACAATTATAACTACCAAAGGTTCCTTGTTAGAACCCTCCATAAGGGGTGCACCAACTTGAAAATAATAGGAAGGCACATAATTAACAACTACATTTTCTGAGATCAAGAATTTTATTCTCGGCACGTGACAAATTTAGACCCTTCATCTGGTTGACTGCACAGGAAATACTAACTATCCGTATGTGAGGAACTAGCGGGCTCATAGGATGCTTTGGAAAATTGCATTCTCGAGTTTTTTTCACATTTCTCCTTCCAatgttttctttttaaccatgcaTGGTGGTCTACAAAGAAGAATTCATGATATGGTGGGAATCCCAATACAAAATCCCATTTTTGAAATGCATTCTAGGATTGATCCTCATTATACATGGATGTTGGATATTGGTGTATATCCTACTTAGTGGAGTACAACAGTTTGATTTCTTTTCATGTGTAGGTTATGTTTGTCTCAAGCCATGAGAAGAACAATTTGTAATTTTTGGGATATAAAAAGAAGGGCTCCTTAATGTCATATCATGATTTTGAGACAATCTACTATGAGCAAACTGCAACCTTTCTTACAGGAACATGCATGATATTATCCAAGAGGTAAGCACTATAGATTGCTTGGATTTTACATGTGTGATAGAATGTCATGTGTTTGGGACATAAAGACCATATGTAAGTCATGGTTATAGTGCACAAGATGACCTTAGCCTGACCCATCTGACAACTTGAGGATCATGCTATGTGCCAACAGGGGATACGAAGAACCGGCTAATTGTCCAGGAATCTAGACCTCTCAGATGTTTGATTAGTAGTCCAACCTTCCCCATCAACTATTGGATCTAAATTAATGGTCTAAATAATTAAAGCATGAGCCCACACGTGTAAAATATGCACACCAAAAAACTTTGCACAGTCTGATCTATCAGGTCCTGATCATTTGTAGATATCAAGATCTAAAGTTCTCTGACCATTCTCAGTCAGTGCATACGTCCACTTTTTTACATGATTTTGTACAGGTGGTCCAAAGAACTCATATAATAGGTATCTATAAGATCTTAACCGTTAGGTGGGATATGACAACTCTAGATTTATGGGCTATGACTCACAAATCGGGTTGGTGGGGTTATCTTTTGTGCCATTGCCTATTAGATTTTGGAGAAAGTTGTAACAatatttctagatattttttaaataaaattcgatttcaagattgttgtaatttagagttagaaaaactatttagACTAagtaaaattaaaataagaaaaatgagaaaacttatcaatttatagaagtcgaggcgtgaTTTGGAATCACTCggtttgaaatcgaatttgcccTCTTTGAACCATGTCCAAAGTGCAATAGGATTTTTTGAGCAATCGACCTTTAAGATACAATGACTATTACCCGATCCCACTGGTGTACTCACTGTATACATGCTAGAACCACTTGCAGTCTTAACCTGAATCAGAAAATACTTAAACCATATTTTGAACATAAAATCGAACTTTTTCTTACACTTAAAAATAGATAAGAGGAAgctatttatagactttatgtCGACACTCTTAAGGGTATAGAGACACTCTTTCAGAAaaaggttgtgactattgggtttaaactcaaTTGGTATGACCCTTAGGCCTGAGAagatacaacttttcaaaacaaaatacgAAAGGGTGTGACCTTTCAGACTTGTACGAAAAGACACTTTCATAGGGCATGCATGCACCTATGGCCATGGTGCAACCTTTCAGACTTATGTGAAAAGACACATATGTAGGACACGCACATACTTACGACCACAAACACAACTACGGGGGCCTGTCTTGACGGAAATTTTGAAAGAcatatttaatttaaaataatttaaaatgcaacattagatctacctcatttttattctGAGTGACCTAAAATAAGCTTGCAAAACGGATAagcagggtagatttctcacaaacatcatgctaGGCCCACAAATCATCCTAGTGCAACTTCTTATGAAAGTTGCAAGAAATCCACGTACGATCTGGGATGGGTAAAAGCAAAAATTAGACCCATTTAAAAATTGAATTCGGATCCTCAGATTCCCACAAACaagttttttctatttttctctatATTTCGTTATCATTGATGTTGTGAGCACTGCCACGTTAAATGCTTTATTTAATTGGATGTGGACCAATCACATTTCAACCAACAGATCTTTACTATTAGggggcaaacagaggatccggattctTAAAAATTGGGTTTAGTTGAGGTAAAGTCGAATTGGTTTTGGAAGCACTATAAGCAGAGCCAAACCTTTGGACCTGAAACTATTTATTGTCGTGTCGGGTGATCAGACCCGACAAGTCAACCCGACCCATTTGTGGTTCTAATAGGTGTAGTAGGAAGAAGATGAATGAAGGTGAGAAACCCTAGTGAAACTAACTAGTTTATCAACTataaacaaagaagaagaagaagaagaagaagaagaagataaacgGCGGTTGTGCAATAGCTCTCTCTATAaacaccaaaaaaagaaaaaagaaaaaggtgcaCGCCTTATTTtctttctcctcactttctctttTATCTCCTTCATCTCATCAACAAgccaatgaaaaaaagaaaagaaaagaaagaaaatgaagccAGTAACAAGAAGAGTAATTTCATCACATCCCATATCACTATCAAAAGCCGCCCGAGTCCTTTCTCGATTCGTGTCCACCAacacctcttcatccatgtcttcccATGCCCTTTCTGCCTATTTGAAAcgctcttcctcttccttcaacgagCTACTCCAATTCCACAGGGACCTCAAATCCTTCCAATTCCCCTCCAAGAGCCACAACGGTAACAAACAGACCCTTCCTGAGACGGTCCATCTCGGAGCTAGTCCAACAGCTGCTGCTTCACCTCCACGAGGTGACGGGATTCCGGATTCTTTTCatggaggaaggaagagagagtggAAGATGGGGAGggatgagagagaaggaggagggaGTGGTGCAGATGTTTGTGTCGATGATATGTATGAGAGGAGTGAAataaagaagaggaaaaatgTTGAGGCCGGAGACGGATTGGATAATGGTAATGAAGATTCTTCCGGggcaaagaggaagaagaaaaagaagaggaaggattaGTTGTTAGTGATGATGAATTCGATGATGCTGACTCTCTTTTTAAGTGTTTAACAACTTCAATTATTGATCAAAAGATCTTCTAGTTCTTGAATTGCCAGAGCAGgcttttttttaaaggaatttgTGTCGAAGATTATTTTTTGGGGCTACTTTTTTTCATGGGAAGCCTTTTCTTAGATTCTATTGTGTAACTTCAAAGAAATGGTATTCATACCTTCAGTGGCAATGGGAATTGTAATATTCATTTTTGAATCGCAGTTTTATGGTGTTGATCTTGTAGTCCGCTCACAAGCatcaaatatttttatttcttattgttGTTTCATTTCTCTTCAGATATGTTGGGAATGCAAAGTGAAGCTATTATTGTGATGTGTCTTGTGTTTATTTTCTTGCGACTTTACTCTCACACTAGATACTTGTGGGGAAGTGGGTTGTAACTGCTGTCTATGTAAATGGGGTTAATTCATGTGGTTTGGTAAGAGGAGTGTGTAAGCAATGTAGCACCTTATGCACCTGGGAGTTTAATGTAGGAGGAGTGCCCCAGCCCTTCTTTTAATTTAAGCCTCTCACATTTTATCTCTTTCGTTAGTTTGTTTAGTAGGATCTTTAGTCTCTGTTTGCATGCACCATCAATGCCTGGACAACGAATTATGAGTACAACTTCAAAAGGTGTTTGATTATTACAACACCCGTCATCTCAGAAAATTCACCCAACTTCCATATGATCTCAAATT
This window encodes:
- the LOC131244537 gene encoding uncharacterized protein LOC131244537 codes for the protein MKPVTRRVISSHPISLSKAARVLSRFVSTNTSSSMSSHALSAYLKRSSSSFNELLQFHRDLKSFQFPSKSHNGNKQTLPETVHLGASPTAAASPPRGDGIPDSFHGGRKREWKMGRDEREGGGSGADVCVDDMYERSEIKKRKNVEAGDGLDNGNEDSSGAKRKKKKKRKD